The Gammaproteobacteria bacterium genome window below encodes:
- the dsbD gene encoding protein-disulfide reductase DsbD — translation MKILRISLLLLFTFISTVSWADSPLSNLAGEEEEEFLDPDVAFVVTATQGDGNTIKTNWLIQDGYYLYKDKISVAPADESQLTLGNLPLPKGKEKEDEYFGLIVSIDHEFNAEIPITTLAANASSVDLIFKYQGCAKAGLCYPPITKNITVNLDSSGGAAAAGSTSGGSANTTSGGSGSGAEFTSEQDKIASTLANGSFWSTIAIFFGLGLLLAFTPCVFPMIPILSSIIVGQGKNLSTSKAFTLSLVYVLAMAVTYTLAGMGAGYYGENVQIWFQNPWVLSVFAGIFVLLSLAMFGFYELQMPSSIQSKLNNLSSSQDGGTYIGAGIMGFLSALIVGPCVTAPLIGALLYISSTKDYVLGGSALFALSMGMGAPLLAIGTSAGKLLPKAGAWMDTVKGVFGVLLLGLGIWMLDRILPASIILLMTGALLIVSAIYMGAWDAIKEGANGWSKFSKGLGLIAFVYGAILVIGAASGGTSLLQPLQKISANNVQMVNTTISPSSNDTKTFKFEYFKSVEDLDAQIAKASAEGKPVLVDFYADWCIYCKQLDRETFPNSNVQAALQDFVLLKADVTDNDNIDKELLKKLGLIGPPALLFYDTSGNEHRNFRIITFVDAEKLVSHISLFKESGLVAQK, via the coding sequence ATGAAAATATTACGCATCTCTCTACTATTACTTTTTACCTTCATCAGCACCGTTTCTTGGGCCGATAGCCCGCTATCAAATCTTGCAGGTGAAGAAGAAGAGGAATTTTTAGATCCTGATGTCGCCTTTGTTGTAACGGCTACACAAGGTGATGGCAATACGATCAAGACCAATTGGTTAATTCAAGATGGTTACTACTTATATAAAGATAAGATTAGTGTTGCGCCAGCAGATGAATCACAACTTACGTTAGGTAATCTTCCGTTACCCAAAGGTAAAGAAAAAGAAGATGAATACTTTGGTCTTATTGTAAGCATTGATCATGAATTTAATGCCGAGATCCCTATTACAACGTTAGCGGCTAATGCCAGTAGTGTAGATTTAATTTTCAAATATCAAGGCTGCGCTAAAGCAGGACTTTGCTATCCACCGATCACTAAAAATATAACGGTAAATTTAGATTCTTCCGGTGGCGCTGCTGCTGCAGGTTCAACTAGCGGAGGGAGTGCAAACACGACTTCTGGTGGTTCTGGATCGGGTGCTGAATTTACATCTGAACAAGACAAAATAGCAAGCACACTAGCAAATGGAAGTTTTTGGTCCACTATTGCTATCTTTTTTGGCTTGGGTCTATTACTTGCGTTTACGCCTTGCGTATTTCCGATGATACCAATCCTTTCCAGCATCATCGTTGGACAAGGTAAAAATCTTTCTACATCAAAGGCATTCACCCTTTCGCTTGTTTATGTGCTCGCGATGGCAGTTACCTATACCCTTGCAGGAATGGGTGCTGGTTACTATGGCGAGAATGTACAAATTTGGTTTCAAAACCCATGGGTACTTAGCGTATTTGCTGGAATTTTTGTTTTACTCTCCCTAGCTATGTTTGGTTTTTACGAATTACAAATGCCAAGCAGCATTCAATCTAAATTGAATAACCTCAGTTCTAGTCAAGATGGTGGCACATATATAGGCGCGGGCATTATGGGTTTTCTTTCAGCCTTAATAGTCGGCCCGTGTGTCACCGCACCCTTAATAGGTGCATTGTTATATATATCTTCAACTAAAGACTATGTGTTGGGTGGCTCAGCATTGTTTGCTTTAAGCATGGGTATGGGCGCGCCACTTCTTGCCATAGGAACTTCAGCAGGAAAACTTTTACCTAAAGCGGGTGCCTGGATGGACACTGTTAAAGGAGTTTTTGGAGTACTTTTACTTGGCTTGGGCATTTGGATGCTCGATCGCATTCTCCCTGCATCTATCATTCTACTGATGACAGGCGCATTGCTAATAGTTTCCGCTATTTATATGGGTGCCTGGGATGCAATTAAAGAAGGGGCAAACGGCTGGTCTAAATTCAGCAAAGGACTAGGACTAATTGCATTTGTATATGGAGCTATTTTAGTCATAGGTGCGGCAAGTGGTGGCACCAGCTTATTACAACCTCTGCAGAAGATATCTGCTAACAATGTGCAGATGGTAAACACCACAATTTCACCTTCATCAAATGACACCAAAACATTTAAATTTGAATATTTTAAAAGTGTCGAGGACCTAGATGCACAAATAGCAAAAGCTAGCGCAGAAGGTAAACCCGTACTTGTAGATTTTTATGCAGACTGGTGCATTTATTGCAAACAATTAGACCGCGAAACTTTCCCAAACTCTAATGTACAAGCAGCACTACAAGATTTTGTATTGTTGAAAGCCGACGTAACAGATAACGATAATATCGATAAAGAGTTACTAAAAAAATTGGGTTTAATTGGCCCTCCAGCGTTATTGTTTTACGACACAAGTGGCAATGAGCATCGAAATTTCCGAATTATCACCTTCGTAGATGCCGAAAAACTCGTCTCACACATCTCTCTCTTTAAAGAATCTGGATTAGTGGCACAAAAATAA
- a CDS encoding divalent cation tolerance protein CutA produces the protein MSSPILVLTTFPDIDTAQRMSREMVQAKLAACVNIAAAGQSIYMWEGKIFQETEHIAIIKTTDKCYPELESYIKTQHPYELPEIISTPITNGSKDYLDWLMNDLTNELTTKTTS, from the coding sequence ATGAGCTCGCCCATCCTGGTACTAACCACTTTTCCAGATATAGACACCGCTCAGCGGATGTCTCGGGAAATGGTGCAGGCAAAGCTGGCAGCTTGTGTAAATATTGCGGCTGCAGGGCAATCCATCTATATGTGGGAAGGGAAAATTTTCCAAGAAACGGAGCATATAGCCATTATTAAAACGACTGATAAATGCTACCCAGAACTTGAAAGTTATATAAAAACACAACACCCTTACGAACTTCCTGAGATTATTTCGACTCCAATAACTAACGGCTCAAAAGATTATTTAGACTGGTTAATGAACGACTTAACAAACGAACTAACAACGAAAACAACATCATGA
- a CDS encoding co-chaperone GroES, protein MNLRPLHDRVVVKRMEEEKTSPGGIVIPDSATEKPSKGKVVAVGNGKITESGDVRKLDVKKGDTVLFGQYSGQSVKVDGDELLVMREDDIMAIIEKK, encoded by the coding sequence ATGAATTTACGTCCTTTGCATGACCGCGTGGTCGTCAAGCGTATGGAAGAGGAAAAAACAAGCCCAGGTGGCATTGTAATTCCTGATTCCGCTACAGAAAAACCAAGTAAAGGCAAAGTTGTTGCAGTAGGTAATGGAAAAATTACTGAAAGTGGCGATGTTCGCAAATTAGATGTGAAGAAAGGCGATACGGTTTTGTTTGGTCAATATTCCGGTCAGTCAGTGAAAGTAGATGGTGACGAGTTATTAGTGATGCGTGAAGACGACATCATGGCCATTATCGAAAAGAAATAA
- the groL gene encoding chaperonin GroEL: protein MMAKEVLFGEDARQRMAQGVNVLANAVKATLGPKGRNVVLDKSFGAPTVTKDGVSVAKEIELAGKFENMGAQMVKEVASQTSDIAGDGTTTATVLAQAIVREGMKAVAAGMNPMDLKRGLDKAVIAAVESLHKLSKPCTDSKAIAQVGSISANTDVSIGDIIAESMDKVGKEGVITVEEGNALTNELEVVEGMQFDRGYLSPYFINNQDSMTADMENPFILLHDKKISNIRELLPLLEGVAKAGRPLLIIAEDVEGEALATLVVNTIRGIVKVCAVKAPGFGDRRKAMLQDIAVLTGGTVIAEEVGLSLEKATLDDMGTAKRINVSKENTTVVDGAGKAKDIKGRVDQIKAQIEEASSDYDKEKLQERMAKLAGGVAVIKVGAATEVEMKEKKARVEDALHATRAAVEEGVVPGGGVALLRARKALDNLKGDNHEQDLGIGIARRAMEEPLRQIVTNAGEEASVILAKVDESKGNNGYNAATGEFGDMIKMGILDPTKVSRTALQNAASIAGLMITTQAMVAEAPAPEEHDHGPAMEDMAGMGGMGGMGGMPGMM, encoded by the coding sequence ATCATGGCAAAAGAAGTACTTTTTGGCGAAGACGCTAGACAGCGTATGGCACAAGGTGTCAACGTTCTAGCGAACGCAGTAAAAGCAACATTAGGCCCTAAAGGTCGCAATGTTGTATTAGATAAATCATTTGGTGCACCTACCGTAACAAAAGATGGTGTATCCGTTGCTAAAGAAATCGAACTTGCAGGCAAGTTTGAAAACATGGGCGCGCAGATGGTGAAGGAAGTTGCTTCACAAACATCAGACATCGCGGGTGATGGCACCACTACTGCTACCGTACTTGCGCAAGCTATTGTACGTGAAGGTATGAAAGCGGTTGCGGCGGGCATGAACCCAATGGATCTCAAGCGTGGCCTAGATAAAGCGGTAATCGCAGCTGTAGAAAGTTTACATAAATTGTCTAAACCTTGTACGGATAGTAAAGCGATCGCTCAAGTAGGCAGCATCTCAGCAAACACTGATGTATCCATCGGCGACATCATTGCTGAGTCAATGGATAAAGTGGGTAAAGAAGGTGTTATTACCGTTGAAGAAGGTAATGCATTAACCAACGAACTTGAAGTGGTTGAAGGTATGCAGTTTGATCGTGGTTACTTGTCTCCATACTTCATCAATAACCAAGACAGCATGACGGCTGACATGGAAAACCCATTCATTCTTTTACACGACAAGAAAATTTCTAACATCCGTGAGTTATTACCATTGTTAGAAGGTGTTGCAAAAGCGGGTCGTCCATTATTAATCATTGCTGAAGACGTTGAAGGCGAAGCCTTAGCCACTTTAGTTGTGAACACTATTCGCGGTATTGTTAAAGTTTGTGCGGTGAAAGCTCCAGGCTTTGGTGATCGTCGTAAAGCCATGTTGCAAGACATCGCAGTATTAACAGGCGGCACGGTAATTGCGGAAGAAGTGGGCTTATCTCTAGAGAAAGCAACACTTGATGACATGGGTACTGCAAAACGTATTAATGTTTCTAAAGAAAACACAACCGTTGTAGATGGCGCTGGTAAAGCGAAAGACATCAAAGGCCGTGTTGATCAAATCAAAGCACAAATCGAAGAAGCTTCTTCTGACTACGACAAAGAAAAACTACAAGAGCGCATGGCAAAACTTGCTGGCGGTGTTGCAGTAATTAAAGTAGGTGCGGCGACTGAAGTAGAAATGAAAGAAAAGAAAGCACGTGTTGAAGATGCATTGCATGCAACGCGAGCTGCAGTAGAAGAAGGTGTGGTTCCTGGTGGTGGAGTTGCGTTGTTACGTGCGCGTAAGGCACTTGATAACTTGAAAGGCGACAACCATGAGCAAGATCTAGGTATCGGCATTGCACGGCGTGCAATGGAAGAGCCTCTACGTCAAATCGTTACTAATGCAGGTGAAGAAGCTTCGGTAATTCTTGCAAAAGTTGACGAAAGCAAAGGTAACAATGGTTACAACGCTGCAACGGGCGAATTTGGTGACATGATTAAGATGGGTATTCTTGATCCAACTAAAGTGTCTCGTACTGCACTGCAAAACGCTGCATCCATTGCAGGCTTAATGATCACTACTCAAGCTATGGTGGCAGAAGCGCCAGCGCCGGAAGAGCATGATCATGGCCCAGCGATGGAAGACATGGCAGGCATGGGTGGCATGGGCGGAATGGGTGGAATGCCTGGAATGATGTAA
- a CDS encoding VOC family protein — MKIQEFVPYLSVTDANKAVAFYSKVFDVPPRLLLKMPDDRVMHCEFRIGDARFFVSEELPEHGGTPSPKSLGSTSVAIHLYVADCDQIVEKMKINGSEILAEPEDLFWGERFARVRDPFGHEWGVATLLKEMTPEEIQTIASKVFEEMQG, encoded by the coding sequence ATGAAAATTCAAGAATTTGTACCCTATCTCAGCGTAACGGATGCTAATAAGGCGGTTGCCTTTTATTCCAAAGTATTTGATGTCCCACCAAGGCTGCTCTTAAAGATGCCAGATGATCGAGTAATGCATTGCGAGTTTCGGATAGGTGACGCACGTTTTTTTGTTAGTGAAGAGTTACCTGAACATGGTGGGACTCCAAGCCCTAAATCATTAGGCTCTACCAGTGTAGCAATTCATCTTTATGTTGCAGATTGTGATCAAATTGTTGAAAAAATGAAAATTAATGGTTCAGAGATTCTAGCAGAGCCAGAAGACCTGTTTTGGGGTGAAAGATTTGCTCGTGTCCGCGATCCATTTGGACATGAATGGGGAGTAGCTACGCTCTTAAAAGAAATGACACCAGAAGAAATCCAAACAATAGCTTCAAAAGTGTTTGAAGAAATGCAGGGCTAA
- a CDS encoding glyoxalase/bleomycin resistance/extradiol dioxygenase family protein, with translation MRLQLALNVRNIEEAVHYYSKLFDTPPHKRRAGYANFAIGNPPLKLVLIENPSADDRINHLGVEAEQNENLDAVMKRLERDGIADTIEDQTTCCFATQDKVWSTEPQGLSWEWYTITDDNPSEANISKSSVCCA, from the coding sequence ATGAGACTACAATTAGCCTTAAACGTAAGAAATATTGAAGAAGCCGTACACTATTACTCAAAACTTTTCGATACACCGCCACATAAACGTAGAGCGGGATATGCAAATTTTGCAATTGGCAACCCGCCGTTGAAATTGGTCCTGATTGAAAACCCCAGTGCGGATGACCGAATTAATCATCTTGGAGTAGAGGCTGAGCAGAATGAGAATTTGGATGCAGTGATGAAGCGACTCGAACGTGATGGCATTGCAGATACAATTGAAGACCAGACTACGTGCTGCTTTGCAACACAAGACAAAGTATGGTCTACCGAGCCGCAAGGATTGAGTTGGGAGTGGTATACCATAACCGATGATAATCCCAGTGAAGCCAATATCTCTAAATCAAGCGTGTGTTGTGCATAA
- a CDS encoding sigma-70 family RNA polymerase sigma factor has product MAELDTTWDELRSKLTRYVRSKVDVDVSEDLVHDILLRVLQNEEALSNADNPLAWMYSIAKNRITDHYRKQSMINTKNEIVDSESMPDSVDHDFAKCLRPLSDRLEPKYKEALLLADFNEIKQSVAAERIGISISGMKSRVQRGRAKLKEELLACCAVEKDRFGNVIDYKRKDRSNKDQCC; this is encoded by the coding sequence ATGGCGGAACTCGATACCACCTGGGATGAATTGCGATCCAAGTTAACTCGCTATGTTCGCAGCAAAGTGGATGTCGATGTATCTGAGGATTTAGTTCACGACATACTCTTGCGCGTTCTACAAAACGAGGAAGCTTTATCTAATGCTGATAACCCTCTTGCATGGATGTACAGCATTGCCAAAAATAGAATTACTGATCATTATCGTAAACAATCTATGATAAATACTAAAAATGAAATTGTTGATTCAGAAAGTATGCCTGACAGTGTAGATCATGACTTTGCTAAATGTTTGAGGCCGCTCTCAGACCGGTTAGAACCAAAATATAAAGAAGCTTTGCTATTAGCAGACTTTAATGAAATTAAGCAATCGGTTGCAGCTGAACGAATTGGAATTTCAATTTCAGGTATGAAGTCACGTGTACAGCGAGGACGTGCAAAATTGAAAGAAGAACTTTTAGCCTGTTGTGCAGTGGAGAAGGATCGCTTTGGAAACGTGATCGACTATAAACGTAAAGACAGGTCTAATAAGGATCAATGTTGTTAA
- the ampD gene encoding 1,6-anhydro-N-acetylmuramyl-L-alanine amidase AmpD — MRIDPASHLVVGVRYAPSPNYDGRPEGAPLSLVVVHNISLPPNEFGGPYIEQLFTNQLDPNEHPYFEEIKDHKVSAHILIRRNGEVVQFVPFNKRAWHAGESAYKGCENCNDFAIGIELEGADETSYEEVQYSVLATLVDSLRMTYPSLSKEDIVGHSNIAPSRKSDPGMSFQWKKFRDLLA; from the coding sequence ATGAGAATTGATCCTGCCAGTCATTTGGTCGTTGGAGTGCGTTATGCGCCTTCACCAAATTATGATGGGCGACCAGAAGGTGCACCGCTTTCTTTAGTAGTGGTTCATAATATTAGTTTGCCACCGAATGAGTTTGGTGGGCCGTATATTGAGCAATTGTTTACCAATCAATTGGACCCCAATGAGCATCCATACTTTGAGGAAATTAAAGATCATAAAGTTTCCGCACATATTTTAATTCGACGTAATGGAGAGGTAGTTCAGTTTGTGCCTTTTAATAAACGTGCATGGCATGCGGGGGAATCAGCCTATAAAGGTTGTGAAAATTGTAATGACTTTGCCATTGGCATTGAATTGGAAGGTGCAGATGAAACGTCTTATGAAGAAGTGCAATACTCGGTGTTAGCTACATTGGTTGATTCACTTAGGATGACCTATCCGTCGTTAAGTAAAGAAGATATTGTGGGTCATTCTAATATTGCGCCGAGTAGAAAGAGCGATCCGGGGATGTCTTTCCAATGGAAAAAATTTCGAGATCTTCTGGCCTAA
- a CDS encoding arginyltransferase, producing MDFYQTPIHPCGYLPNRYSINIFADPNKEISTQTYSWLIDYGFRRNGSHLYRPQCPECNACVPTRVCIDDFKPNRSKKRALKLNLDLEISKVKNNYKQEHFDLYVEYLQNRHSDGPMSQSTRNDYEEFILGTWSETDLLEFRLDKKLIAVTVYDVLPQGLSAVYTFYDTEYEKRGLGTVAILQLIQRTIELKLPYLYLGYWIEASQKMNYKVNFKPVEGYVNKHWQKLVVEKNKESS from the coding sequence ATGGATTTTTATCAAACCCCCATCCATCCATGTGGTTATTTACCCAACCGCTACAGCATTAATATTTTCGCTGATCCGAACAAAGAAATCTCTACCCAAACCTATAGTTGGTTAATTGACTATGGCTTTCGTAGAAACGGCAGCCACCTTTATCGCCCACAATGCCCAGAATGCAATGCATGCGTACCCACACGAGTATGCATAGATGATTTCAAACCCAATCGCTCAAAGAAGCGTGCATTAAAACTTAATCTAGACCTTGAAATCAGTAAGGTAAAGAATAATTACAAGCAAGAGCACTTCGATTTATATGTAGAATATCTTCAAAACCGGCATAGCGACGGACCCATGAGCCAATCTACTCGAAATGATTACGAAGAGTTCATTTTAGGCACTTGGTCAGAAACTGACTTGCTCGAATTTCGCTTAGATAAAAAATTAATCGCGGTTACCGTATATGATGTATTGCCTCAAGGGTTATCTGCGGTATATACCTTTTATGATACTGAATATGAAAAGCGTGGATTGGGCACCGTAGCCATTCTACAACTGATACAACGTACAATAGAATTAAAGCTACCTTATCTATATCTTGGTTATTGGATCGAAGCCAGCCAAAAAATGAATTACAAAGTTAATTTTAAACCCGTCGAGGGTTACGTAAATAAACATTGGCAAAAACTTGTGGTAGAGAAAAACAAAGAAAGCTCTTAG